One window from the genome of Kiloniellales bacterium encodes:
- a CDS encoding betaine/proline/choline family ABC transporter ATP-binding protein (Members of the family are the ATP-binding subunit of ABC transporters for substrates such as betaine, L-proline or other amino acids, choline, carnitine, etc. The substrate specificity is best determined from the substrate-binding subunit, rather than this subunit, as it interacts with the permease subunit and not with substrate directly.) translates to MSNNDTPAIACQNLWQVFGPGAEQALADALARSGGDADAAAKDLGEAGFILAVQDACFEVKEGELFVIMGLSGSGKSTLVRCISQLLPGTGGEIRIEGENVMGASKKRLTELRRKTLGMVFQHFGLFPHMTVAENVAYPLKVQGVGRAERRARAQEVISLVGLEGREDSFPRQLSGGQRQRVGIARSLAVNPDIWFLDEPFSALDPLIRRQLQDEFLKIQATLKKSIVFITHDIAEALKLADRIAIMRDGKIVQIGTPTAIVLNPVDDYVREFSKDVAKGQHAKVASVMQPGHGESGPDDPGLTTSMTLDAALAHCMNLYQPVPVRDDKGAIVGTVHPSALAAALQVDEE, encoded by the coding sequence GTGTCTAACAACGACACGCCGGCCATAGCCTGCCAGAACCTCTGGCAGGTCTTTGGCCCGGGCGCGGAACAGGCTCTGGCGGACGCGCTGGCCCGGTCGGGGGGAGACGCGGACGCGGCGGCGAAGGACCTGGGCGAGGCGGGCTTCATCCTCGCGGTCCAGGACGCCTGCTTCGAGGTCAAGGAGGGCGAGCTCTTCGTCATCATGGGCCTTTCGGGGTCGGGCAAATCGACCCTGGTCCGCTGCATCTCGCAGCTCCTGCCCGGCACCGGCGGTGAAATCCGCATCGAGGGCGAGAACGTCATGGGCGCGTCGAAGAAGCGCCTGACGGAGCTGCGCCGCAAGACTCTTGGCATGGTGTTCCAGCATTTCGGCCTCTTCCCGCACATGACCGTGGCCGAGAACGTGGCTTATCCGCTCAAGGTGCAGGGGGTCGGCCGCGCGGAACGCCGGGCGCGCGCCCAGGAGGTGATCTCGCTGGTCGGACTCGAGGGGCGCGAGGACAGCTTCCCGCGCCAGCTCTCGGGCGGTCAGCGGCAGCGTGTCGGCATCGCCCGCTCGCTGGCGGTGAATCCCGACATCTGGTTCCTGGACGAGCCCTTCTCGGCGCTCGACCCGCTGATCCGGCGGCAGCTGCAGGACGAGTTCCTCAAGATCCAGGCGACCCTGAAGAAGTCCATCGTCTTCATCACCCACGACATCGCCGAGGCGCTCAAGCTGGCGGACCGCATCGCGATCATGCGCGACGGCAAGATCGTGCAGATCGGCACGCCGACCGCCATCGTGCTGAATCCGGTCGACGACTACGTCCGCGAGTTCTCCAAGGACGTGGCCAAGGGCCAGCACGCCAAGGTCGCCTCGGTCATGCAGCCCGGCCATGGCGAGAGCGGGCCCGACGACCCCGGCCTTACCACCTCGATGACGCTGGATGCGGCGCTCGCCCACTGCATGAACCTCTACCAGCCGGTGCCGGTGCGCGACGACAAGGGCGCCATCGTGGGCACCGTGCATCCCTCCGCGCTGGCCGCCGCCCTGCAGGTCGACGAGGAGTGA